The genomic segment AGCAATTTTTGGAGTTCTTCCTAGTGCTTTTCTTACTACTATAAATATTATTTATTTTGATTTAAAATTAGCAATTATTATTTCAATAATTGGTGAATCATTAGGTGCTATAGTAAGTTTTATCTTATATCGTAAAGGATTAAATCGCTTTACTGCTAATTATAAGATAAGAAGTCACTTCTTAAAAAAGTTACAAAGCACAACTGAATCTAAAGCCGTAATACTTATAATCCTGTTAAGAATTCTTCCTTTTATTCCTTCAGGTGCCGTGACATTAACCGCAGCATTAAGTAGCATTAGAATTATCCCTTTTACTATAGCTAGTACAATAGGAAAAATCCCATCGCTTCTAATTGAAGTTTATTCCATTAATAAGGTATTCAGCATCAATTCATCTGGATGGAAAGAGACAATAATATATTGCTCACTAATCCTGTTATTAATATATATTTTAAAAGAGTTTAGAAAAAAAAGAAAATAAAGCAATAAGATGAAAAATGGAGATTAAGACACTTATCATAGAAAAAACAACAAAAATAGGCTTCCGAAAACAAGGAGCCTATTTTTGTATACTTTACATTATCCCACTTTTGTATGCCTTCCTTCTTCTATACCAGATTAATAGGACAGCGGAAATAAAGAATATCAAAGAAATTACTTGTGCAACACGTAAGTTAGTTGTAAGCATTAAGCTATCCGTTCTTAACCCTTCAATAAAAAATCTCCCAAAAGAATACCACATTATATAAACTAAAA from the Niallia sp. FSL W8-0635 genome contains:
- a CDS encoding TVP38/TMEM64 family protein, producing MRDLFIEYLPGNPLIIATVTIIANIIIAIFGVLPSAFLTTINIIYFDLKLAIIISIIGESLGAIVSFILYRKGLNRFTANYKIRSHFLKKLQSTTESKAVILIILLRILPFIPSGAVTLTAALSSIRIIPFTIASTIGKIPSLLIEVYSINKVFSINSSGWKETIIYCSLILLLIYILKEFRKKRK